A DNA window from Vigna angularis cultivar LongXiaoDou No.4 chromosome 1, ASM1680809v1, whole genome shotgun sequence contains the following coding sequences:
- the LOC108347842 gene encoding subtilisin-like protease SBT3.9: protein MDTNSRNWRWQRLAQMLLASALLLLQNSVPISAEASSVHIVYMGDKIYQNPQLTKKYHHKMLSSLLGSKEAAKDSILYSYKYGFSGFAARLTKHEAEAIAKFPGVVSVIPNGIHKLHTTRSWDFIGIHHSTSETALSNSNLGEGAIIGVIDTGIWPESASFNDEAMGEIPPRWKGVCQVGEHFNSTNCNKKIIGARWFLKGITDQTKKLLQGNNTNEYLSARDAIGHGTHTASTAAGYFVGNANYRGLASGLARGGAPLAHLAIYKTCWDFPIGECSGADILKAFDKAIHDGVDVLTVSLGFSIPLFSYVDHRDVIAIGSFHATAKGITVVCSAGNSGPLSQTITNTAPWIITVGATTIDRAFPAAITLGNNRTLWGQSIDTGKHNLESVGLTYSERIALDPSDNLAKDCQSGSLNATMTEGKIVLCFSVSDQQDIVSASVTVKEAGGVGLVYAQYHEDGLNQCGLFPCIKVDYETGTQILTYIRRSRFPTASLSFPKTVIGKWTSPRVASFSSRGPSSLSPTVLKPDIAAPGVDILAAFPSKGTTKNSGFSFLSGTSMSCPHVAGIVAVMKSKYPTWSPAAIRSALVTTAHQSGTDGNVISEEGSTHKAADPFDIGGGQMDPKKAMVPGLIYDITTEDYVQFLCSMDHSIATIRKVIKTSTRCKKEKHQALNLNLPSISVPNLKKTATVTRRVTNVGNVTAIYKVLVKVPYGIKVRVEPQTLSFNSDTQVLSFNVSFLSTQKFSGDYKFGSLTWTDGKHSVRTPIVVRTNAV from the exons ATGGATACTAATTCAAGAAACTGGAGATGGCAAAGATTGGCCCAAATGCTTCTAGCTTCTGCTCTTCTTTTACTGCAAAACTCTGTGCCCATCTCTGCAGAGGCAAGCTCT GTGCACATTGTATACATGGGAGATAAGATATATCAAAATCCACAACTTACTAAAAAGTATCACCACAAAATGTTATCATCACTTCTAGGAAG CAAAGAAGCTGCAAAGGATTCAATTCTTTACAGCTACAAGTATGGTTTTTCAGGGTTTGCAGCAAGATTGACAAAACACGAAGCAGAAGCAATAGCAA AGTTTCCTGGGGTAGTTTCTGTCATTCCAAATGGCATTCACAAACTCCATACAACCAGGAGCTGGGACTTTATTGGGATCCATCATTCTACTTCTGAGACTGCTTTGTCTAACAGCAACTTAGGTGAAGGAGCCATCATAGGTGTAATAGACACAG GCATTTGGCCAGAGTCAGCAAGTTTCAATGATGAAGCAATGGGAGAAATCCCACCAAGGTGGAAAGGAGTTTGTCAAGTGGGAGAGCACTTCAACTCCACCAACTGTAACAAGAAGATAATAGGTGCTAGATGGTTTCTGAAAGGAATAACTGATCAGACTAAGAAGCTTCTTCAAGGAAACAACACCAATGAATATCTCTCAGCAAGAGATGCAATTGGCCATGGTACTCACACAGCTTCCACAGCAGCTGGTTACTTTGTTGGAAATGCAAACTACAGAGGACTTGCTTCTGGTTTAGCCAGAGGAGGAGCACCTTTGGCTCACTTAGCTATCTACAAAACTTGCTGGGACTTTCCAATTGGAGAGTGTTCTGGTGCTGACAttttgaaagcttttgataaGGCTATACATGATGGGGTTGATGTTTTAACTGTTTCTCTTGGCTTTTCCATTCCCTTGTTCTCATATGTTGATCATCGTGATGTAATAGCAATTGGTTCTTTTCATGCAACTGCTAAGGGAATCACAGTCGTTTGTTCTGCTGGAAATTCTGGTCCTCTCTCGCAAACCATTACAAATACTGCACCATGGATCATCACAGTTGGAGCTACCACCATAGATAGGGCCTTTCCAGCTGCCATCACTCTCGGAAATAACCGCACTCTGTGG GGACAGTCCATTGATACTGGAAAACATAATCTTGAATCTGTTGGGCTCACATATTCTGAACGTATTGCTCTAGACCCATCAGATAATTTGGC CAAGGATTGCCAATCTGGAAGTCTAAATGCAACTATGACAGAAGGAAAAATTGTTCTATGCTTTTCCGTATCAGATCAGCAGGACATTGTTTCTGCATCAGTTACAGTGAAGGAAGCTGGAGGAGTTGGACTAGTATATGCACAATATCATGAAGATGGACTCAATCAATGTGGTTTGTTTCCATGTATCAAGGTAGATTATGAAACGGGGACTCAAATATTAACCTATATTAGAAGATCAAG GTTTCCAACAGCAAGCCTGAGTTTTCCCAAGACTGTTATTGGAAAATGGACATCACCACGAGTTGCGTCTTTCTCGTCTAGAGGACCCAGTAGCTTGTCTCCGACTGTGCTAAAG CCTGACATAGCTGCTCCAGGTGTGGATATTTTGGCTGCATTTCCTTCAAAGGGAACTACAAAGAACAGTGGATTTTCATTCTTGTCTGGAACTTCAATGTCTTGTCCTCATGTGGCAGGAATAGTAGCTGTAATGAAATCCAAGTACCCAACTTGGTCACCAGCAGCCATAAGATCAGCTTTGGTAACAACAG CACACCAAAGTGGAACAGATGGAAACGTTATATCTGAAGAGGGTTCCACACACAAGGCAGCAGACCCTTTTGATATTGGGGGTGGACAGATGGATCCCAAGAAAGCAATGGTTCCAGGACTCATATATGACATAACCACAGAGGATTATGTCCAATTCCTATGTTCCATGGATCACAGTATTGCAACCATTCGAAAAGTAATCAAGACCAGCACAAGGTGTAAGAAAGAAAAACACCAAGCCCTGAACCTCAACCTTCCTTCCATATCAGTTCCAAACTTGAAGAAGACTGCAACAGTAACGAGAAGAGTGACAAACGTGGGAAACGTAACTGCGATCTACAAAGTTCTAGTGAAGGTTCCATATGGCATAAAAGTGAGAGTTGAACCTCAAACTTTAAGTTTCAATTCAGACACACAAGTCCTTAGCTTCAATGTCAGTTTCCTGTCAACTCAAAAGTTTAGTGGAGATTACAAATTTGGTAGCCTCACATGGACAGATGGCAAGCATTCTGTGAGGACCCCGATTGTTGTCAGAACCAATGCAGTTTGA